A window of Thiocapsa bogorovii genomic DNA:
AGTGTCAAGTGAAGTTTACGGCTATTTTGTGTGTTTGTCTGGTCCTAGTGGGTTGTTTTGGACTGGTCACACGGGAGGACTCACACACGTCGTCGTTGGACAAGGAAGTCGCCGAGGCGTTGCCCGGCGCCTCTCTTTCATCGAACGGCGATGGTGCCGATCGGCACGTCGAAACCGGCGTGGTTGACTCGGCGACCGGTTGTGCATTGCATTATCGCTTGTATCGACCGGCAATAGCGCGGACCGAGGATTTGGTCATCCTCGGGCATGGTTTCCTCCGCAGCCAAGAGCGCATGGTCGATCTGGCGCAAGCCCTCGCCGACGAGGGGATCCCGACCGCGACCCTGGACTTCTGCAACGCGCGATTCTGGGACGGACGGCATATCCGCAACGGACTGGATATGATCCGCGTGGCCGATGCGCTGGATGCGAAACAGGTGGTCTATGCCGGATTCTCGGCAGGCGGGTTGGCCGCCCTCGTCGCGGGTCGCAACGATCCGCGCACGCTTGGCGTCGTTGCCCTCGACCTGGTCGACGCCGGTCGTCTCGGCGAGGGGATGGCCGCGGGTCTGGATCGC
This region includes:
- a CDS encoding alpha/beta hydrolase family protein gives rise to the protein MDKEVAEALPGASLSSNGDGADRHVETGVVDSATGCALHYRLYRPAIARTEDLVILGHGFLRSQERMVDLAQALADEGIPTATLDFCNARFWDGRHIRNGLDMIRVADALDAKQVVYAGFSAGGLAALVAGRNDPRTLGVVALDLVDAGRLGEGMAAGLDRPLIGLVGDPSPCNAQNNGLAVFSATDRAAVERVTGAEHCDFESPTDWLCRLVCARDASEETSPRRDIITAATDAVASLIEPPSEAQHAGRWAGG